In a genomic window of Flavobacterium sp. KACC 22761:
- a CDS encoding linear amide C-N hydrolase, with protein MKTKNSILIVFAFLSAILYNEKALGCTRIVYQGLNGTILTARSMDWRGEIPANLWVFPRGMERFGEAGNNSVKWKSKYGSVVTSSWDIASSDGMNEKGLVGNLLWLAESTYPQFEKNSKTKGLAVSLWLQYVLDNFATVSEVVNALGKNDFTVTSSHIPGTDIFATIHLSISDSSGDNAIFEYINGKLVIHHDRSYVAMTNSPIFDEQLAINTYWKSIPGTIMLPGTNRAADRFVRAHYYIDAIPKTDNIRTALSSVFGVIRNCSVPLGISSATEPNISSTRWRTVADQKNLVYYFDNVLNPNVVWVEFSKLDFSEKAKVRKLSLANNENYSGESSMNFQAMAPFKFAGLD; from the coding sequence ATGAAAACAAAAAATAGCATTTTGATCGTTTTTGCTTTTTTAAGCGCAATATTATATAATGAAAAGGCTCTCGGCTGTACAAGAATCGTTTATCAAGGGCTGAATGGCACAATTCTTACTGCTCGTTCAATGGATTGGAGAGGTGAAATTCCGGCCAATTTGTGGGTTTTTCCAAGAGGAATGGAAAGGTTTGGTGAAGCGGGAAATAATTCGGTTAAATGGAAATCAAAATACGGAAGCGTTGTAACAAGTTCGTGGGATATTGCGTCGTCTGACGGAATGAATGAAAAAGGTTTAGTTGGAAATTTGCTTTGGCTTGCAGAATCTACCTATCCGCAATTTGAAAAAAACAGTAAAACTAAGGGCTTAGCGGTTTCGTTGTGGCTTCAATATGTTTTGGATAATTTTGCTACCGTTTCTGAAGTTGTAAATGCTTTAGGAAAAAATGACTTTACGGTAACATCGTCACATATTCCAGGAACTGATATTTTTGCCACCATACATTTGTCAATTTCTGATTCATCTGGTGATAATGCTATTTTTGAATACATAAACGGAAAACTCGTTATTCATCATGACAGAAGCTATGTTGCGATGACAAACTCCCCAATTTTTGATGAGCAATTGGCAATAAATACCTATTGGAAAAGTATTCCCGGAACCATTATGCTTCCGGGAACCAATAGAGCAGCCGACCGTTTTGTTCGTGCCCATTATTATATTGATGCGATTCCAAAAACAGATAATATAAGAACTGCGCTTTCCAGTGTTTTTGGCGTAATTAGAAATTGTTCTGTGCCTCTCGGAATTTCTTCGGCAACTGAACCCAATATTTCCTCTACAAGATGGAGAACCGTTGCGGATCAAAAAAATCTGGTATATTATTTTGACAATGTCTTAAATCCGAATGTGGTTTGGGTAGAATTCAGCAAATTGGATTTTAGCGAGAAAGCTAAAGTTCGAAAACTAAGTTTGGCCAATAATGAAAATTATTCTGGAGAATCTTCAATGAATTTCCAAGCTATGGCGCCATTTAAATTTGCAGGTTTAGATTAA
- a CDS encoding translation initiation factor, producing MDFKDQLKNLFPDHIESNEPEEIQAEEHVLYVQKEPMICKFEKRKGKATTIIEGYEGSDEDFKILAKEIKTKLSVGGTFKDDSIIIQGDYRDKIMAILKEKGFKTKRVGG from the coding sequence ATGGACTTTAAAGATCAATTAAAAAACTTATTTCCTGATCATATTGAATCAAATGAACCAGAAGAAATTCAGGCAGAAGAACATGTATTATATGTTCAAAAAGAGCCTATGATTTGTAAATTTGAAAAACGCAAAGGAAAAGCAACAACAATTATCGAAGGTTACGAAGGATCTGACGAGGATTTTAAAATTCTTGCCAAAGAAATCAAGACAAAACTTAGCGTTGGTGGAACTTTTAAAGACGATTCAATCATCATTCAAGGTGATTATCGCGATAAAATCATGGCAATTTTAAAAGAAAAAGGATTTAAAACAAAACGTGTAGGTGGTTAA
- a CDS encoding VOC family protein translates to MFLRVARHTDDLKKIEDFYVNVLGFEQLGEFQNHNNYNGIFIGKSGLDWHFEFTQSNNKAKHTFDEDDVIVLYPKSISDYNSLISKLKHYNISTITAANPFWNENGKMIQDPDGYRIVISPLKAEISEIE, encoded by the coding sequence ATGTTTTTAAGAGTTGCACGACACACCGATGATTTAAAAAAAATTGAAGATTTTTATGTAAATGTTCTTGGTTTTGAACAATTGGGAGAATTTCAAAATCACAATAATTATAACGGAATTTTTATTGGAAAATCAGGTTTAGATTGGCATTTTGAATTTACGCAGTCCAATAATAAAGCCAAACACACATTTGATGAGGATGACGTTATTGTTCTTTATCCGAAATCAATTTCAGATTACAACAGCCTGATAAGCAAACTCAAACATTATAATATCTCAACTATAACTGCAGCTAATCCATTTTGGAATGAAAACGGAAAAATGATCCAAGATCCCGATGGCTATCGCATTGTTATATCACCATTAAAAGCTGAAATCAGCGAAATTGAATAG
- a CDS encoding nucleoside phosphorylase produces MIQNSELILNPDGSVYHLNLRPEHIAQDIIFVGDQNRVEKITKFFDSIEFSTQKREFKTQTGIYKGKRLSVISTGIGPDNIDIVLNELDALVNIDLKTRTPKEKLTSLNIIRIGTSGSLQADIPVDSFVMSKFGLGLDNMLRSYLIDDVSNAAIEDAFITHTNWDIRKGRPYAIACSEKLEKFIESDQIFKGITATAGGFYGPQGRVLRLNIQDEELNNKMDNFDFDGTKVTNLEMETAAIYGLSALLGHNALSLNAIIANRASGTFSEDPYKAVDELIAFTLNKLAGK; encoded by the coding sequence ATGATACAAAACTCAGAATTAATACTTAACCCAGACGGAAGTGTTTACCATTTGAACCTTCGTCCTGAACATATTGCACAAGACATCATATTTGTAGGAGATCAAAATCGAGTGGAAAAAATCACTAAATTTTTTGATTCAATTGAATTTTCGACGCAAAAAAGAGAGTTTAAAACTCAAACTGGAATCTACAAAGGAAAGCGTCTTTCTGTAATTTCAACTGGAATTGGCCCAGACAATATCGATATTGTTTTGAATGAATTAGACGCATTGGTAAACATTGACCTAAAAACGCGTACACCAAAAGAAAAGTTGACTTCTTTGAATATTATCAGAATTGGAACTTCAGGCTCTTTGCAGGCAGATATTCCTGTTGACAGCTTTGTAATGTCAAAATTCGGACTTGGATTAGATAATATGCTTCGCTCCTATTTAATTGACGATGTTTCAAATGCAGCCATTGAAGATGCTTTTATCACGCATACCAATTGGGATATTAGAAAAGGAAGGCCTTATGCAATTGCATGTTCTGAAAAATTAGAGAAATTCATTGAATCAGATCAAATTTTCAAAGGAATTACAGCTACTGCTGGTGGTTTTTACGGGCCTCAGGGGCGTGTTTTGCGTTTGAATATTCAAGATGAAGAATTAAACAATAAAATGGATAATTTTGATTTTGACGGTACTAAAGTCACTAATTTAGAGATGGAAACGGCGGCTATTTACGGGCTTTCGGCGCTTTTAGGGCATAATGCATTATCCTTAAATGCAATTATTGCCAATCGCGCATCTGGAACTTTTAGTGAAGATCCTTATAAAGCTGTTGATGAACTTATTGCTTTTACGCTTAACAAACTGGCGGGGAAATAG
- a CDS encoding transglutaminase family protein, protein MMKIPKIDFPQLKSKLQVKSPYDRIIIMLLSLLITIPIFIILHQNLRDLNWAFNLDRVFIFIFVFAAIFFLLMLLRTIIILCVAVYLLVLFYGTVIGNYGFSEISEDYNSMIYTMSDNPYPQDIIVAKLLPFPNRSKIVNAIEYQNPKVRNFAIMSANKHFKGIRGYSDYRTIIQCFAVFKEINGRWNYVNDPKDGDYIATASESLEYFSGDCDDHSILMAAAIRAIGGTPRLIHTKGHIYPEILIGSLIDLEKANYLIKNVLFVRESYGKTIHYHIDERGQVWMNLDYTATYPGGPFLYEEILGELTLN, encoded by the coding sequence ATGATGAAAATTCCCAAAATTGACTTTCCGCAATTAAAATCCAAATTACAGGTAAAATCACCGTATGACAGGATTATTATTATGTTGTTGAGTCTTTTGATTACCATTCCAATTTTCATCATTCTGCATCAAAATCTCCGCGATTTAAATTGGGCTTTCAATTTAGATCGCGTCTTCATTTTTATTTTTGTCTTTGCAGCAATATTTTTTTTGCTGATGCTTCTCAGAACCATAATCATTCTGTGTGTCGCAGTTTATCTACTGGTCTTATTTTATGGAACTGTTATTGGAAATTATGGTTTTAGTGAAATATCTGAAGATTATAATTCGATGATTTACACCATGTCTGACAATCCGTATCCGCAAGATATTATTGTGGCAAAATTGCTTCCATTTCCAAACCGATCTAAAATTGTAAATGCGATTGAATATCAAAATCCAAAAGTGCGAAATTTTGCCATTATGAGCGCCAATAAACATTTTAAAGGCATTAGAGGATATTCAGATTATAGAACTATTATTCAGTGTTTTGCTGTTTTTAAGGAAATCAACGGACGTTGGAATTATGTCAATGATCCTAAAGATGGGGATTATATTGCGACAGCGAGCGAATCGTTAGAATACTTTTCTGGAGACTGTGACGATCATTCCATATTAATGGCCGCCGCAATTCGCGCTATCGGAGGAACTCCGCGACTTATCCACACAAAAGGGCATATTTATCCAGAAATATTGATAGGCTCTTTAATCGATTTGGAAAAGGCAAATTACCTTATCAAAAATGTGCTTTTTGTGAGAGAAAGTTACGGCAAAACAATACATTATCATATTGACGAGCGTGGCCAAGTTTGGATGAATCTCGATTATACGGCCACATATCCCGGAGGCCCATTTTTATACGAAGAAATCTTGGGAGAGCTTACGCTGAATTAA
- a CDS encoding dehydrogenase E1 component subunit alpha/beta → MIFYRENLTDAQLLDLYKKILKPRLIEEKMLILIRQGKVSKWFSGIGQEAIAVGVTSVLDDSEYVLPMHRNLGVFTTRNIPLHRLFSQWQGKANGFTKGRDRSFHFGTQEYKIIGMISHLGPQLGIADGIALADKLQNNKKVTAVFTGEGATSEGDFHEALNIAAVWKLPVMFVIENNGYGLSTPTNEQYLCENLADKGIGYGMESHIIDGNNILEVYNKLSQLKNEMQENPHPVLLEFKTFRMRGHEEASGTKYVPQELMDEWAVKDPVTNYRKYLTETGVLTAAYDEQLHNEIKQEIDENLAIANAEPEIVPTYSGELDDVYKPFEYEEYTHGEEVKNMRFIDAIRNSLEQSMWRNKNLVIMGQDIAEYGGAFKITEGFVDAFGKERVRNTPICESAVVSAGMGLSINGYKAIVEMQFADFVSTGFNPIVNLLAKSHYRWGENADVVVRMPCGGGTQAGPFHSQTNEAWFTKTPGLKVVYPAFPYDAKGLLNQSINDPNPVLFFEHKQLYRSIYQDVPTDYYTLPLGKASLIKEGNSVTIIAFGATVHWALDTLEKNPQIDADLIDLRTLQPLDTVAIFASVKKTGKAIIYQEDTMFGGIASDISALIMENCFEFLDGPVKRVASLDSPIPFTKALEDQFLAKDRFEEALLDLLKY, encoded by the coding sequence ATGATCTTTTACAGAGAAAACCTGACTGACGCTCAATTACTAGATTTATATAAGAAAATTTTAAAACCTCGGTTAATCGAAGAAAAAATGCTCATCCTGATTCGTCAGGGCAAAGTGTCAAAATGGTTTTCCGGAATCGGGCAAGAAGCTATTGCCGTAGGAGTTACATCTGTTCTGGATGATTCAGAATATGTATTGCCAATGCACCGAAATCTTGGCGTTTTTACCACAAGAAATATTCCGCTTCATCGCTTATTCTCGCAATGGCAGGGGAAAGCAAACGGTTTTACTAAAGGAAGAGACCGCAGTTTTCACTTTGGAACTCAGGAATATAAAATAATCGGAATGATTTCGCATCTGGGACCACAATTAGGAATTGCAGACGGAATTGCATTAGCCGATAAACTTCAGAATAATAAAAAAGTAACCGCAGTTTTTACAGGTGAAGGCGCAACCAGCGAAGGAGATTTTCACGAAGCCTTAAATATTGCTGCCGTTTGGAAATTACCTGTAATGTTTGTTATAGAAAATAACGGCTACGGACTTTCGACACCTACAAACGAACAGTATTTATGCGAAAACTTAGCTGATAAAGGCATCGGCTACGGAATGGAAAGCCACATTATTGATGGAAATAACATCTTGGAGGTTTATAATAAACTTTCTCAATTAAAAAATGAAATGCAGGAGAATCCGCATCCTGTTTTATTGGAATTCAAAACCTTCAGAATGCGAGGGCATGAAGAGGCAAGTGGCACCAAATATGTGCCGCAAGAATTAATGGACGAATGGGCTGTTAAGGATCCTGTAACAAATTATCGAAAATATTTGACTGAAACTGGAGTCTTAACAGCAGCATACGACGAGCAGCTTCATAACGAAATCAAGCAAGAAATTGATGAAAATTTAGCCATTGCAAATGCAGAACCTGAAATCGTACCAACTTATAGCGGAGAATTAGATGATGTTTATAAACCTTTTGAATATGAAGAATATACTCATGGTGAAGAAGTGAAAAACATGCGTTTTATTGATGCTATTCGAAATAGTTTGGAACAATCGATGTGGCGCAATAAAAACTTAGTTATTATGGGGCAAGACATTGCCGAATATGGTGGCGCTTTTAAAATTACAGAAGGATTTGTAGATGCTTTTGGAAAAGAAAGAGTTCGAAATACGCCAATTTGCGAAAGTGCTGTTGTTTCAGCTGGAATGGGATTGTCAATCAACGGTTACAAAGCAATTGTCGAAATGCAATTTGCTGATTTTGTTTCAACAGGTTTTAATCCTATTGTGAATTTATTGGCAAAATCACATTATCGCTGGGGTGAAAATGCTGATGTTGTCGTTCGTATGCCTTGCGGTGGAGGAACACAAGCGGGACCATTTCATTCGCAAACAAACGAAGCTTGGTTTACCAAAACTCCAGGTTTAAAAGTAGTATATCCTGCGTTTCCTTATGATGCAAAAGGTTTATTGAATCAATCTATAAATGATCCAAATCCGGTTTTGTTTTTTGAGCACAAACAGTTGTACAGAAGTATTTATCAAGATGTTCCAACGGATTATTATACACTTCCTTTAGGAAAAGCCTCTTTGATCAAAGAAGGAAATTCGGTGACTATTATTGCTTTCGGAGCAACGGTTCACTGGGCTTTAGACACTTTAGAAAAAAATCCACAAATTGATGCCGATTTGATTGATTTACGAACACTTCAACCTCTTGATACCGTAGCTATTTTTGCTTCTGTCAAAAAGACTGGAAAAGCTATTATTTATCAAGAAGACACCATGTTTGGCGGTATAGCAAGTGATATTTCGGCTTTGATTATGGAAAACTGTTTTGAATTTTTGGATGGCCCTGTAAAAAGAGTTGCTAGTTTAGATTCTCCAATACCGTTTACAAAAGCCTTGGAAGATCAATTTTTGGCAAAAGATCGTTTTGAAGAAGCATTATTGGATTTATTGAAATATTAA
- a CDS encoding DUF4265 domain-containing protein has product MTETHKKILFKYYSDYLEDNVSETMWAEIIDLEKGLFKLDNIPFFGPLIATDDLFYAEFDEKENRFVYKETIENSGNSIVQVLILEKGFDQEIIREKLKAINCQSEGLNETLFAVEIVRDVDYSLVRSILNEYEAQEIIEYAEPCLSDKHRADLLKN; this is encoded by the coding sequence ATGACAGAAACACACAAAAAAATACTTTTTAAATATTACAGTGATTATTTGGAAGACAATGTTTCAGAAACCATGTGGGCTGAGATTATAGATTTAGAAAAAGGCCTTTTTAAATTGGATAATATCCCATTTTTTGGACCGCTTATTGCTACAGACGATTTGTTTTACGCTGAATTTGACGAAAAGGAAAATCGTTTTGTTTATAAAGAAACAATTGAAAATTCGGGCAATTCAATTGTCCAAGTTTTAATTTTAGAAAAAGGTTTTGATCAGGAAATCATTAGAGAAAAATTAAAAGCAATTAATTGCCAATCTGAAGGGCTGAATGAAACTTTATTTGCAGTTGAAATTGTTCGAGATGTTGATTATTCGCTTGTACGAAGTATTTTGAATGAATATGAAGCCCAAGAAATAATAGAATATGCTGAACCATGCCTTTCAGACAAGCATCGGGCAGATTTATTGAAAAACTAA
- a CDS encoding DinB family protein, which yields MENAFLKFEKLLTENVNFFPEISQNVLEERKPGKWSKKEILGHLVDSAVHNLVRFTEINYAEKPYRHRPYNQTDLVNINQYQEMDIEELTQLWFVLNNQIVRIMKSVTEEALNYKIVLSDESVIDLRFLMTDYVEHLEHHINQIKS from the coding sequence ATGGAAAATGCATTTCTAAAATTTGAAAAATTATTAACGGAAAATGTAAACTTTTTTCCCGAAATTAGTCAAAATGTTTTAGAAGAAAGAAAACCTGGAAAATGGTCTAAAAAAGAAATTTTGGGTCATTTAGTTGATTCGGCGGTTCATAATTTGGTACGTTTTACTGAAATCAATTATGCAGAGAAGCCGTATAGACACAGGCCGTATAATCAAACAGATTTAGTAAATATAAATCAGTATCAGGAAATGGATATTGAGGAGTTGACCCAATTATGGTTTGTACTGAACAATCAAATTGTTAGGATTATGAAATCTGTTACTGAGGAAGCTTTGAATTATAAAATTGTTTTAAGTGACGAATCTGTTATCGATTTAAGATTTCTTATGACAGATTATGTTGAACATTTAGAACATCATATCAATCAGATAAAATCCTAA
- a CDS encoding isopenicillin N synthase family dioxygenase yields the protein MQNIPSVDLRDFLSDDPKRKQKFVNEIGSAFENIGFVALKGHFLDDQLVDELYSEIRKFFALPIETKHNYEIPGIGGQRGYVSFGKEHAKGRKEGDLKEFWHFGQYVDKDSRWASEYPDNVEVKELPRFNEVGKEAYQMLEKTGVYVLRALALHLGLDEFYFDQYAKEGNSILRPIHYPPITSEPENAIRAAAHGDINLITLLMGAQGKGLQVQNHDGEWIDAIAADDELVINVGDMLSRHTNNKLKSTIHQVVNPPRELWGTSRYSVPFFMHPVSDMRLDCLENCIDAENPKKFEDITAGDYLYERLVDLGLIKK from the coding sequence ATGCAAAACATTCCTAGTGTAGACTTACGTGATTTCCTTTCGGACGACCCGAAACGTAAACAAAAATTTGTAAATGAAATCGGCAGTGCATTTGAAAACATTGGCTTCGTAGCCTTAAAAGGTCATTTCTTAGATGATCAATTGGTAGACGAGCTTTATAGCGAAATTAGAAAATTTTTCGCTTTGCCAATAGAAACTAAGCATAATTATGAAATTCCTGGTATTGGCGGACAAAGAGGTTATGTATCTTTTGGAAAAGAACATGCGAAAGGTCGCAAAGAGGGAGATTTGAAAGAATTTTGGCATTTTGGCCAATACGTTGACAAAGATTCAAGATGGGCTTCAGAATACCCAGACAATGTTGAAGTAAAAGAGTTGCCACGTTTTAATGAAGTGGGAAAAGAAGCGTATCAAATGCTTGAAAAAACAGGTGTTTATGTACTGAGAGCTTTAGCTTTGCATTTAGGTTTAGATGAGTTTTATTTTGATCAATATGCAAAAGAAGGAAATTCTATTTTAAGACCAATTCATTATCCTCCTATTACTTCTGAGCCAGAAAATGCAATTCGTGCGGCTGCTCATGGCGATATCAACTTGATTACGCTTTTAATGGGAGCGCAAGGAAAAGGATTGCAAGTTCAAAATCACGACGGCGAATGGATTGATGCTATTGCGGCTGATGATGAATTGGTTATCAATGTTGGAGATATGTTATCTAGGCATACTAATAATAAACTAAAATCGACGATTCACCAAGTAGTAAATCCGCCGAGAGAACTATGGGGAACTTCTCGTTATTCTGTTCCGTTTTTTATGCACCCGGTGAGCGATATGCGATTGGATTGTTTGGAAAACTGTATTGATGCTGAAAATCCTAAGAAATTTGAAGATATCACGGCTGGAGATTATTTATACGAACGTTTAGTAGATTTAGGTTTAATAAAAAAATAA
- a CDS encoding substrate-binding domain-containing protein, translating to MKTVNIVGVPEHFNLPWHLCIENGEFEAENIDLQWKDIPEGTGKMCQMLRDGDADIAVILTEGIVKDILAGNPSKIVQIYVQSPLIWGIHVAAKSDFQTVKDLENKKVAISRIGSGSQLMAYVNAAEQGWEQDELKFEIINTIDGAVEALTNGTADYFMWERFMTKPLVDKGIFRRVGDCPTPWPSFVIAVRDEFLKKNPKVMEKILEVINKTTQDFAQIPNIDKTLAELFKQKKEDIREWLKLTQWSQKHLSEKAFIKIQNQLFDLGIIDKKSTFVETVKAL from the coding sequence ATGAAAACCGTAAATATTGTGGGTGTTCCCGAACACTTCAATTTGCCATGGCATTTATGCATTGAAAATGGCGAATTTGAAGCTGAAAATATTGATTTGCAATGGAAGGATATTCCGGAAGGAACGGGCAAAATGTGTCAGATGCTGCGTGATGGCGATGCTGATATAGCCGTGATTTTAACGGAGGGAATTGTCAAAGATATCTTGGCAGGAAATCCGAGTAAAATTGTCCAGATTTATGTGCAATCTCCTTTGATTTGGGGAATTCATGTTGCCGCAAAATCAGATTTTCAGACTGTAAAAGATTTAGAAAATAAAAAAGTGGCGATTTCAAGAATTGGATCTGGCTCGCAGTTGATGGCTTATGTAAATGCTGCTGAACAAGGATGGGAACAAGACGAACTGAAATTTGAAATCATAAACACAATTGATGGCGCTGTTGAAGCTTTAACAAATGGAACGGCAGATTATTTTATGTGGGAACGTTTTATGACAAAACCTCTTGTCGATAAAGGGATTTTTAGACGTGTTGGCGACTGCCCTACTCCATGGCCATCGTTTGTAATTGCAGTTCGAGATGAATTTTTGAAAAAAAATCCAAAAGTGATGGAAAAAATTCTTGAAGTGATCAATAAAACAACACAGGATTTTGCCCAAATTCCGAATATTGACAAAACATTAGCAGAGCTTTTTAAGCAAAAAAAAGAAGATATACGCGAGTGGTTAAAACTCACACAATGGTCTCAAAAGCATTTGAGCGAAAAAGCATTTATTAAAATTCAAAATCAGTTATTTGATCTGGGAATTATTGATAAAAAAAGTACTTTTGTTGAAACGGTAAAAGCGCTGTAA